Part of the Lolium rigidum isolate FL_2022 chromosome 6, APGP_CSIRO_Lrig_0.1, whole genome shotgun sequence genome, AGATCAACATCCAAGGCCTTCTCCCACACAGACACTACAGAGCAGAGTCTTGCTCCAGTATCTGCCCTCTCCTGTACGTAGAGCATCCATCAGGTTCACGGACAAACATGTCTCCGATGAAGGTGTTCGGGCACCCGATGTTGACGAACGTTGCACGGGTGATGCTCTTTCTGGAGGAGGTCGGCGCCGAGTACGAGCTCGTGCCCGTCGACTACCTCGCCGGCGAGCACAAGCGCCCCCAACACCTCCAGCTAAACGTAAGCAGACCACAATTCGTCGGTCTCACCGTATCAGGTGATGATTTCTGACAGAGATGATGCTACCTTTTCCTTGCAGCCGTTTGCGAAGATGCCTGGGTTCCAAGACGGCGATCTCGTCCTGTTCGGTGAGCCCTCCCTCCATCCAGCCGTACTTGGCACGAATCAATCATTCCTGTCTGTTATGTTAATCTTTATATTCGCTTCTCTAACAAACACTGCCGACGAGTGAGTTCACAGAGTCGCGCGCTATCGGCAAGTACGTCATCCGCAAGTACGGGACAGCCGACCTCGACCTCCTCGGAGAAAACAGCGGCATCGAAGCATCAGCAATGGTGGACCTGTGGACGGAGGTGGAGGCCCAGCAGTACTACCCGGCCATCGCGCCCGCGGTGTTCGAGTGCATCATCAATCCCTCCATAATGCGTACCGCGCCGACGAACCAGACCGTCGTCGACGAGAGCCTGGAGCGGCTGAGGGGTGTGCTGGGGATCTACGAGGCCCGGCTGGAGAAGAGCACGTACTTGGCCGGAGACTCCGTCAGCTTCGCCGATCTGAACCACATCCCATTCACCTTCTACTTCATGACGACGCCGCACGCGTCGCTGTTCGATGAGTACCCCAAGGTGAAGGCCTGGTGGAAGAGCCTGATGGCGAGGCCGGCGGTGCAGAGGGTCTGCAAGCATATGCCtaccaagtt contains:
- the LOC124666505 gene encoding glutathione S-transferase 1-like, with product MSPMKVFGHPMLTNVARVMLFLEEVGAEYELVPVDYLAGEHKRPQHLQLNPFAKMPGFQDGDLVLFESRAIGKYVIRKYGTADLDLLGENSGIEASAMVDLWTEVEAQQYYPAIAPAVFECIINPSIMRTAPTNQTVVDESLERLRGVLGIYEARLEKSTYLAGDSVSFADLNHIPFTFYFMTTPHASLFDEYPKVKAWWKSLMARPAVQRVCKHMPTKF